Genomic segment of Kogia breviceps isolate mKogBre1 chromosome 9, mKogBre1 haplotype 1, whole genome shotgun sequence:
TCTCTGAATCtaaagcattgtttttttttttcaccacatCTTGAACATTTAAGAATCACAAGCATCAGAAGGGGCTCATGAGTACTAACGCTGGACCTTATGGTGATTAGTCGGTTGAAAAGAGAATGATTAAAACCTTGTCTCTTGTGaccaaaagccttaaaaatattcTTGCTTTTTGTATCAGGAATTCCCTTGCAGGaacctgtctttttttaaaaaaaaatccaaaatgtatACTACAATTGCTATAAATGTATTTCCTGcaatattattcacaataacaaaaaatgGAATCAACTTAAATATCTAATGCTGGAAATATGGTATATATCAATGATCATATTAATATGTGTATAGATACATTTAACAATTTGACAAATATCAAATTAAAATTGCTTTTAATATAAtactaaataaaaacagaatagaaaatagtATATACAAAATAGTATTAACCCTGTAAATATGtagatatattcagaaaaaagagaaaggaaacatatCCAAATATAACAGTTTTCATTTCTGAGTGATATTATTATGCgtgatttcaatatttttctattttctctacaATGagcttatattatttttaattcaaggGTATACATTTCAGAAACTTTCTGCATCGAAAGATTTTCTGAAAAACCaaggagtatgtgtgtgtatgtataactgtgGATGTGTGTTAggctgtgtgtgtggatgtgggtgttcatgagtgtgtgtgtatgtttatgagtgtgtgtgtgtgtgtgtgtgtgtgtgtgtgtgtacacgggtgtgtgtggatgtgtaGCGTGCTTTCCATTTAGAAGGACAGCAAAGGTGATCGAAGCCTCATCACTTCATGGAAATCACAGTCATAGGGCCTGTATATTCAATCCAGAATGATCTCCGCTAGATACGTGAAgggattatttttaatgtttggcTGAAAATATGGACCCTCCGTTTTCCTGAGTCAGCTGGAGAACCTGccaaaaatatggcaaaatgcTAAGCTAATCTGCTGAGGACCAGTGAAGATTCTGGCCGGGTGCCAGACTATAATAACTTAGGCAAAAATTAAACAGGAGAGCGGGTTCTGGAAACAACTGCACCCACAGACACCTCAACCCCTGGGAGTAGATCTGAAGTCTGAATGGTgatagttaaaataaataacccTTCTCTGGATCTCACTGTTCCAACAACCGCATGAGGGGGAACTATGgctatccccatttcacaggtgagaaggaagcacagagaggctaagtgattgccctgggtcacacagctagtaatggCAAGGTGATGAAGGCCAGAAGCCCCGGCGTGTTGTCTGCACGGTCTCGGACAAGTCTTGCGACCTCCCTCACCCTTGGTTTCCTGTCTCTAACCTGAATACCTCCAGCATAAAGTCCCACACAACAAGTTTTTCATTGTGCTCCACAGGGGCACTGAACAGGTGTGTTCTAAAACAAAATCCCAAGAGTAAGACATCCCGAGGCGCTCCCAAGTGGCCCACAGTAGCAGGCCTCTGGCTGTGTCCCTAGCACCTCCCCAGTTGCTGCCAACAGCCAGATGATCCTGTGGTACGGCCCCCCTGGACAAGAACAGGGGTGCTTACCGGGGCCTCGGCCGGGCCTCTTCTTCTGCGGGAACGTCTGAGACCCCGGAAGGGCAGGCGGCACCGGCAAGGCCTGCACGCTGGGCTCGGGGAGCTGGGCCTGGAAGCACGGGGACTTGGGGGGCCGCGGGGGTGGGACTTCACCAATGTCGTTAGCGCCTGGGAAAGGGGGCGCAGGCAGAGAGGCTCTGGGGGTGCGTGGGGCGTAAGCGGGgagcgggggcggcggcggcggcggcggaggggcGGGAGGCTCCGGCACATCTTGGGCAGGGCTGGCAGCTTCTGCACTGAGCCCAGGGTACCCGcaaggtgggaggagagggagagggggcggGATGGGCGGTAGGTGCAAGCGGGCTAGCTGAGGCCTCACCGCCTTGTCACTGGGAGCCAAGgccgggggcggtgggggtggagGCGGAGGTGCACAGGGCAGAGGGGGTGCGAGCACTGGGGGGCTCCCTTTGGTCGGTGGGCCAGGTGGGGACACCAGCGGGGCTTTggcgggggagggcgggggcaggGCCGGGGGTAAGGGCGGGGGAGGTGGGGCGGGCATGCTGGGGCGAGGAGGGAGAGGGACCGGGACCGTCCCGGCCGCGCCATGCGCCTCGGAGGCGTCGCCTAGCCTGGGAGATGCAGGGGGGTTGAACGGGCCGCTGATAGTTTTGGTGGGAAGCCGGGGAGAAAGCGCTCGGGAGCCAGGGCCCTGCCCTGTCTTGCCGCCTGAAAGTGAAAGGAGTTCTGAGTTAGCTCAGTGGGTAGAATTGGGAGAAACCCAAGGGTGTGGGCGGCAGTGACGGACGCTGTCCAGCACGACGTCAGTGAACCGCCTGGTGGATGCTCTCTTCCCGAGGGTCCACTGGAGGCCTCAGATGCAGCAGCTATCACAACAAGAGGGCCAGCTGGACCAGCCCCAAGGTCCTTGCCAGAATAAACGCGCTGTCCCCCTCCTCTGAGAGAAGCCCAGCTCAAGCCACCAGGTTGTCTGCTGTGTGGCGCCAGCCTTCTTGTTCCATATTCTACCTCCACTCTCATCTGCCCAGGGCTCCAGGCTCCCAGCCCAGGACACAGGACTGCCCTGACCTCCTTCACCCTTCCTCATCTCAAGGCCACCGGCACACTCATCCCCTGTTACCCACTAGGCCAGTCAGCCCACATCTGTGGGTGTACCACCCAAAAGCTCCTGACGAGGGAGGTTTTCCCCACTCCCAGCATTTTGTGAACAAGGACTTTGTTTCTGCATCAAGAGCAGAAGATTCAAGACTCCCTGAACGGATGAGGTGATTCGGAAGTCAGTGGGAAGACACCCTGCCTTGGGTTCCAGGTCCAATGACCTCGAACCTTCCAGTTCCATGCACTCTGGAAGTTCGAAGCTCCCTTTCCCAAAGACTTGCACCCATTTCTAAGGGGCTCTCTGTCTCCTGGTCACCTGGCTTCCTCACCCCATAGATCCTTTACCACATCAACTCCAACGCCTCTTGAACTCAACAGCAACAACGACTTGCTCACAGTAAGCATTTGTGTTTGGTGGACTTTATGGGCGACTGGGGTGGAGGGCGCTCCCCGGTTGGGGCCTCCTCACTCTTTGCACACCTTTttacccaactgccacttcttacccttttttccccctctgtcgCTCTGAGGAGAAAAAAGTTCTTCTCCCTGTTTACTGCACAGAAGTTCTGCAATCACTTAAATATGTCCTTGGAGTATCACCCTCCACTCAGGAGGCATAATAAGACATTTCTTCTGAATAAATACACTGCTCTTCCTAAAAGGAATTTTGGGGAATACATTTTTCCTATTCCAGCACCCCTATATTTTATAATCTCCATGAAAACATGTGgaaaacacttgaaaaaaaatgtttgcttctCACACCTCCAACTTCCCGGTGCTGCAGAATAGGAAACACAGCTTTCATGTCAGATTATAATGCCAGCAGCTGCTGACAGTTCTGAGCTTTTCAGCCCATGAGTCTCCAGCGTGTTTACCCAATCAGGTGCTAAATCATACCTAAAAGTACTTGATGCCGCAAGTCAGGCCAGTCAAGGCAAGATACGAAAGAGGTGATCCTGGGGCTGAAACTAAGTGAGCAGGACCTTGGTATCTGGCTTTCCAAACAGATGACCCTCCTCTGACTATGATGTGACAGCTACCTGGACAACACGACTCAGGACAAGTCTCAACTGTGGAACGCTGTTCTTGAGGCAGGGCGGTGGTGTCATTATTCTCTGTTGCAATTTTCTTGGAGGTGGTCATGGAGGAGATAATGTCTTTGTACCTATGCATCCACCGTGGCGGACTTGGTGCCACCAGAGGTCTAAGGTGGGCATTTCCAGAATGGCTGACTGACCATGACCAGGAGTGGAAGGTCCCCTCCTGGCCTTTCCAGGGACAGGATCTACCACCTGCAACTCCAACGTGAGACATTTTATGTAGGTGTCAGCCTCAGGGATTCCTGCATCCAAGATCTCAAACCTGTTTCCATAGTACACAGAGGAGAAGATGGAGGACCCAGACTGCTCTCCAAACAAGGCAAGGCCTCCCTCTGTGCCCATCTGCCAGATGAACTTTACAGGGATAACAAGTTTGAGGGACAGAATCAACCCCTTAAGTGTCTGAGAACACCACGTATCTGAGATTCCAAAACCTTTTAAGTGGCCAACATAATGAGAAATGGgcaaaccctttttttttttttttttgcggtacgcgggcctctcactgttgtggcctctcccgttgcggagcacaggctccggacgcacaggctcagcagccatggctcacgggcccagccgctccgctgcatgtgggatcttcccggaccggggcacaaacccgtgtcccctgcattggcaggcggactctcaaccactgcatcaccagggaagcccaaacccatttttttaatcataatgtGAGCAGCAGAAACAAGGACAGCACAAATCCTTGCCCAGCTTATGTTCATGCCCATTCCAGGACGAAGCAGAGAGCTGGGCGGCACGAATTGAAGGTGAGACCCACAGGAATCAGCATCAGTGCAGGTGAGGAAATCAGGCAGCAGAGAGGGCTCCAAGAGTGAGCAAGCaccaagggaaggaaggaaggaggctttCCTTCAGAAGATGAATGCCGGCCGTAGAAATCCAATAAGAAACGCAAGAGGAAACCATGAAGCGTGTGGGGAAAGACCAGCTCAAGGGCATCAAGGGGGCTTCACTGATGTGAAAGGAATCAGCTTTTAGAGCCTGGGGTTTATCAAAAGATGAACTATGGCTTCCTCTTTCCATCTGTATATGTTTCCAAGAGAACTTGGATTGCATGCAAGTCTCATTACACATTCTATACAAGCCAGTGATGTTTACTCATCATATCTTATTTTAACGTTCTCTCCCTGGGAGCTCTAAGCCAGGGCCATATTATGACTTTCAAAGACCCTGGGCGCTTTTGCCTCTGTGGGCCCCTTCCTccttaaaaagtgttttaaaaattatgtttcctGACTGCTTTGGTATAAAGACAAATACAATCTTTGACCCTAAAAgttcatgttttttaaattttaaaacaaattcaaacattttcatGGGCCACTAAAAGTATTGTGAGCACTAGACACTGTTTTCTGGGCCTGATGGCTCTAAGCAACCACACTACCCACTCACACATTCCACtcaccaaatatttactgagcacccactatgCACCAGGCATTTGTAAGGCAGTGAACACAACACAgctcctgccttcatggagcttacatttagagggagaagacagaaaataaagaaagaagccagTTAATGAATAATATGTCAGATGGTGATAactaatataagaaaaataaatcaaggtaGAGGGAATATAGAATGAGAGGGTGGGACTCATATTTTATCAATATATGAGATGATGAGTAAAAGCCTCCCTGTTAGGTTGATCAGCTGGCCACttgagcagagacttgaaggaAGGGAGACTGGGCCATGTGGACACCTTAGGAAGACTGTTTCAGGCCATAGGAGTggtcagtgcaaaggccctgtggtagcAGCATGCCTGGTTTGTGCAAGAACAGCAAGGAGGGCTGCATGGCTGCCAAGAGTGGTAGAAAAGAAGATGAGACAGGTAGCAAGGGCCGAAGTCCTTTTCTCTGAATGACAAAGGGGTCAGTAGGAGAGTTCTGAGAGAGGAGAGCCATGGTCTGTCTTACTCTGACGTGGCACCCAGTCCATGTATCTACCTATTGGCTTGTCCTTGAGTTTCCATCCTGTAACAGGCATAATTAGTCACTTCATTATGGACTTTGTTGCCTCCAGAAAGGTCAATTCTTGTCTTCACCTAGTGGCTCAAACATCTGACACTTGTGTCCTATTGGAGACAAGTTAGAATACTGCTGACTTCCTTTGGCTGGTCCCTGTTAAAAGCTCACTGGTGGCTATTTCTCctatatttatttgtgtgaagAGAGACCAGTGGAAGTTTTAACCCAGAGGACTTTTTTTTGTATCCAACTCaggaattttgaaaaagaagtggGCCCTGAGGAATGCCAGGTCTCTTTATTCAGGAGGACTTCAGCACCTTCTTATCTGCAAAGTCTCAgcaaaaatgaggaaatgaaatgGCTCCAAAGGTTCAAACTGGACTTTATCAGTAAGTGAAGGCAGCAAATGCACCCTGTAACATCTAACAGCCACAGAGGCCATTGAAGAGCTTAGCGAAGTCACATGGTAGAAGACTCTAGACCAGGAATGTTTGGGGCTTGACATTCCCTAGACAAATGAAattcttggatttttaaaatatctttctgacTAAGGAGCACAGTAAtaggaaaaacactttttttgcacataataattatatatttgccTGATTTTAACTCAGTGCTTTCAAAACATCTGGTACCTGTTAAAACACAAATGACTATGGTAGACTGGTTGCAAAAATGGTCTCAATTAACCACGCATTCCTGATTCCACAGTCTTGGGAATGTGATTTTGCAGTTCCTTTCATCAGAGTTGAAGTCTCCTGCCCACCCTTGTCTCTGAGCTGGCCTGCGACTTGCTTCGGGCGACAGGCTATGGTAGGAAGTGATGCTTTGCCAGTTCCAAGACtaagccaggacttccctggtagtgcagtggttaagaatctgcctgccaatgcaggggacacggattggatccctggcccgggaagatcccacatgccacggagcaactaagcccgtgtgccgcaagtacggagcctgcgctctagagcccgcgagccacaactactgacagcGTATGCcccaactaccgaagcccgcgtgcctagagcccgtgctccacgacaagagaagccaccgcaacgagaagcccgtgcaccacaatgaagagtagcccccgctcgccgcaactagaggaagcccgcgcgcagcaaggaagacccaacacagccaaaaataaataaagaaaataaataaatttatttttttttaaaaaagactaagcCTCAAGAGGCTTTACATACTCTGTCCTCTCCATCCTGCCATCACCATGAAGACAAAACTAAATAGTCTGCTAGATCCTGAGAGACCAGAGGGATCAGTCAGGCCAGTTGTCCCAGCAGGGGCACCAGAGACATAAGAAATATACAATTAGCAAAGCCACTGATGCAACCTGTAGATGCTAGAGGGGGCGCAGCTGAGGCCACCCTAATTGCCAACCCACCGAGCTGTAAGCTGAATAAATGGTTATTCAAAGCCCCTCAGGTTTAggctttgttacacagcaacaccTAACAGATATAACGCTGGAGAACCATCACAACTCACCATTGCCAGCTAGTCCACAGTGACGTCACTAAGATCTATTGTGATTTACATCCATACTTTGCAGTGTGGGCCACGATCTCACCGTTGCTAAAGACTCTACACTATGGCAACTCATTCTTCAGTGATTACAGTGGGATGATTTAAACAGGATGAGGATTTCAAAGATCCCTTAAAAACAATTCTGTGTTTCGGAAACTTTCAGTGCTCAGGCTTCCAAATACGTCATCTCCTACCATATAACTGTTCACTCTCAACATGTCACTTATTGGCAGGTGAAGATTGTCCTGTTGGTTCTACAAGGTAAGGAGATAAGGGTCACAGGGTAGCCAGTCTGAACTCTTCCTTACCTGCTGCATCCCTCTGGCCTGTTGGTCGTAACACTGGAAAGCCACCAGCAAACAGATCTCCCAGGGCCGGGGGCGTGCTCCCGCCTCGAGAGTTTGCAGGCCCTCCTGCTTCTTTGTTGGTTCCTTTAGAACCTATAGAGAGAAGAGGGGAGTAGATGCCGACCTGTGAGCAGAGCTGAGTGGCCACAACTCTCACCCCGACTGTGGGCTAACACTGCCTGTGGCAGCCGTCCTGTTCTCCTACCACCAGTGTTACCCTTTACCCAATATCTTTCTCAAGAACCCCCTGCCTTGATACCCTATAGACTCATATGCTCAGGCCTCTTTTCCACCCTCTCCAAGCTACCAAAGAACCATCTGTAGTGACCACTCTgaaaagggataaaaaagaaagcatccttaTACTGCCATTTAGTAGATGCCAATGGGGGAACTGGGAGTACCTTTCAAATTAGAAAACACAGACACTGTATGTATAGGGCTGACCCCATTTTCACTTGACTGTTTTTGTGGGAGGACTAGACCAAGAAAACCCACAGATTTAATTCAGGCAATAATTTCAACTTCTTGTCCACAGAGCCTGGCCCAGGACTTGCAAGCAGGAGGTGAAGGTCTGCAGTGATTTTTGCTTTggcattttccttctctgtctccccagCTCCCACTCCCCGCACCCCACGTTCTTCCCTGCACCTGTTCTTTTTCTATGGAAGAGAAAGCTCGTGAGCCCCTGAGGAGAGGTGTCACTAATTCCAGCCTTCCGGATGTATGTGATTACCAACTacataaaatgagaagacagcttACAAGAATTCCTGGCAGAAAATGTTCACAGCCTGAAGCTAATATGCACAGAGAAATCAGGGCACAGTGCCCACTGGTGGATGAATGTGGCCAGATTATTCCAAGTATTAACATTATACATTACCTCTTCACtagaatgataaagaaatgagtgttccaataaaatggaTTTATCTGTTAATTGGGCTTAACTAATTAGATAGTGGGTCTAGCcagaaactaatttttattgtagtCAATGTTGAAAATATGCCTTAAAATAATTTGTCTATCCATGTGCATTAACATATATAATTACAGATATTAGATACAATTATATCTTAGGACTATCTTTGAGAATTGCCATCAGGTATCATAGCAAAATATATGGAGAGATCATAATACCttacattgaaaaatatttctgcATATATTATTTCAGCCTTCAACAATCTTGACCAAAAAAGAGAGCAGGTATTATTatctccccattttgcagatgagcaaactgagcctcagcttccctgaTTTGCCCAGTAGCAGAATCAGAACTCAACATGGTCATCTGACCCAGGCACAGGGCTCCTTTTACACCATCATACTCTAGAAGACATAGAAACATACAGTCATATGATCCTGTGAGAGAATTCAgcagaaatatttttccttgtgaaaaacaaaaactttgccAGGCTC
This window contains:
- the WIPF3 gene encoding WAS/WASL-interacting protein family member 3 isoform X1, which gives rise to MPLPPPLPPLPPPPPPSAPPVSTDASSLRKADPKGRSALLADIQQGTRLRKVTQINDRSAPQIESSKGTNKEAGGPANSRGGSTPPALGDLFAGGFPVLRPTGQRDAAGGKTGQGPGSRALSPRLPTKTISGPFNPPASPRLGDASEAHGAAGTVPVPLPPRPSMPAPPPPPLPPALPPPSPAKAPLVSPPGPPTKGSPPVLAPPLPCAPPPPPPPPPALAPSDKAVRPQLARLHLPPIPPPLPLLPPCGYPGLSAEAASPAQDVPEPPAPPPPPPPPPLPAYAPRTPRASLPAPPFPGANDIGEVPPPRPPKSPCFQAQLPEPSVQALPVPPALPGSQTFPQKKRPGRGPAISGGKLNPPPAPPARSPTTELSSRSQQAPAWTLTQQPGGQLRNGSLHIIDDFESKFTFHSMEDFPPPDEYKPCQKIYPSKIPRIIPKDTPVRRQMKPTSCEPPGGLYGGVDIPRRMSDLTILKL
- the WIPF3 gene encoding WAS/WASL-interacting protein family member 3 isoform X2; its protein translation is MPLPPPLPPLPPPPPPSAPPVSTDASSLRKADPKGRSALLADIQQGTRLRKVTQINDRSAPQIESSKGTNKEAGGPANSRGGSTPPALGDLFAGGFPVLRPTGQRDAAGGKTGQGPGSRALSPRLPTKTISGPFNPPASPRLGDASEAHGAAGTVPVPLPPRPSMPAPPPPPLPPALPPPSPAKAPLVSPPGPPTKGSPPVLAPPLPCAPPPPPPPPPALAPSDKAVRPQLARLHLPPIPPPLPLLPPCGYPGLSAEAASPAQDVPEPPAPPPPPPPPPLPAYAPRTPRASLPAPPFPGANDIGEVPPPRPPKSPCFQAQLPEPSVQALPVPPALPGSQTFPQKKRPGRGPAISGGKLNPPPAPPARSPTTELSSRSQQAPAWTLTQQPGGQLRNGSLHIIDDFESKFTFHSMEDFPPPDEYKPCQKIYPSKIPRSRTPGPWLHTEAAGQSSDDIRGRNAQLSLKTLR
- the WIPF3 gene encoding WAS/WASL-interacting protein family member 3 isoform X3, with translation MPLPPPLPPLPPPPPPSAPPVSTDASSLRKADPKGRSALLADIQQGTRLRKVTQINDRSAPQIESSKGTNKEAGGPANSRGGSTPPALGDLFAGGFPVLRPTGQRDAAGGKTGQGPGSRALSPRLPTKTISGPFNPPASPRLGDASEAHGAAGTVPVPLPPRPSMPAPPPPPLPPALPPPSPAKAPLVSPPGPPTKGSPPVLAPPLPCAPPPPPPPPPALAPSDKAVRPQLARLHLPPIPPPLPLLPPCGYPGLSAEAASPAQDVPEPPAPPPPPPPPPLPAYAPRTPRASLPAPPFPGANDIGEVPPPRPPKSPCFQAQLPEPSVQALPVPPALPGSQTFPQKKRPGRGPAISGGKLNPPPAPPARSPTTELSSRSQQAPAWTLTQQPGGQLRNGSLHIIDDFESKFTFHSMEDFPPPDEYKPCQKIYPSKIPRSRTPGPWLHTEAAGQSSDDIRGRNAQGKP